A stretch of Cydia splendana chromosome 7, ilCydSple1.2, whole genome shotgun sequence DNA encodes these proteins:
- the LOC134792333 gene encoding uncharacterized protein LOC134792333 — protein sequence MQQRWKEDLENYPYGTHTIEALLPSFMEWIGRSHGTVTFRLAQVMTGHGCFGHYLCRIKREANPACHECGAPDDTAQHTLEECSRWAVERRTMTAALEVGNLSLRNVVAAMLGSERKWKAVASFCEIVISQKEAAERERESRADAHPNRRTRRGRRRAQFAALLNP from the coding sequence ATGCAGCAAAGGTGGAAGGAGGACCTGGAGAACTATCCCTATGGAACTCACACCATAGAGGCACTACTCCCGTCCTTCATGGAGTGGATAGGGAGATCTCATGGGACCGTAACATTTAGGTTAGCACAGGTGATGACCGGACACGGATGCTTCGGTCATTACCTGTGCAGAATAAAGAGGGAGGCTAACCCGGCTTGCCATGAGTGTGGCGCGCCGGATGACACGGCCCAACATACGCTTGAAGAATGCAGTCGTTGGGCCGTAGAGCGTCGCACCATGACTGCGGCTCTTGAAGTGGGAAACCTTTCGCTGCGCAACGTCGTAGCGGCTATGTTGGGCAGCGAAAGGAAATGGAAGGCAGTTGCCTCCTTCTGTGAGATAGTCATTTCACAGAAGGAAGCCGCGGAAAGGGAGCGTGAGAGCAGGGCTGACGCGCACCCGAACCGACGCACACGGCGGGGAAGAAGACGGGCACAATTTGCCGCCCTCCTAAACCCCTAG